The genomic interval GAATTAATTGCAGATGAGCACTCAAAGAACAGAGTGCGAGAGGTTGAGTGGACTACCATGTAATAACCGATGAGGAATGAATAAATGGCTACTGGCAGAGCAAGCTCCTTATGTTCTTTATCCATGGCTAGTGCCCATGAGCCAGCAACTAGTGAGGCCAATGCACCTCCTGTGACAGCAGAAAGGAAGCAGAATGAACCAGTGAGGTCTGAATCAACCAGCTTTGATATCCCAcggagaaggaaaagagaccacACATCCCGCGAAGCCACACAGAATGCCTTGCCACGCACTCCTACGTGTACAAAACCCCACCGGTTGACCCGTCCCATCAGTTTATCTGATATAGCCAAGCAGCAGCCCTGGCAGAACTCATCATTGCCCTTAGTCACAGCATTGATTGCTCGAGCAAAGCTCCTCACTGCTGCAATAACAGGGACAGCCACAGCTCCCATGCATATATCGCCGAAGGATGGCCCCATCATTGTGCCACAGAATGCTTCAACGGTGCCACCTGGCATACGGACTCCATAGACAAGCCGTGTATGTGCCAGTTTTGCCACAGCCACATAGACAAAGTAGCGAAGTACCTGCATGGTCCATGCCATGCTCACCAAAAGTGCAACCACATAAGCCATCTTGAAGTTCATGAAGTACCCTTCTGCAGCAGCAATGCAGCTGATAGCGACTGTCCAGAAAGACATATAGCCAAATGCAGCAAGAATGACAAAGACAACTAGGCAGGAAGCAGTAGGAGGCAAATGTGCTGCATTAAGAGAGGTGGAAAGCACTGCAGTGGCATGCTGAAGACGTGGACCACTGGCCCAACAACTGTATAGTGCCACGGCAATGGCAACTACAACTATGAGCACTCCAATACCAAGTGCAGCCCCATTGCCAACAAGGAGTATGACTACATCGCAGGCCAGTGCAAGAACAGGGGCTGCCCAGAGTGAGGTCTTGATGGCTTTTGGAGGGTTAATGACTGCAAGGATGACCCAAAAGCAACCTGCAATTATGGATACTATGACAGAGGAGGCAAGAGGAACAAAGTTGGCGAAAGGCTTGTAGGTAGGATTCTGTCGGGAAGAGGCCTGGACACCAAGGAAGATTGTGAGGGCAATGAAAGCAAGGAGGTGTAAGATAAACACCACTCTTGTGACACTGGATGTGAAACCACTGCAGCAACCACGACTATCAGGGACAACAATATTGCCAAATGCTGGGGAGTAAATTTGCTCATCTATTTCAACTGCCACCTGAGGAAGTAATGTTTTGAATGTTAGCAAAGTGATGTAGGTTAAATCAAAGTAATAGCTATGTCCTCGAAAAGAGAGCAGAAATTAGTtcaaatcaacaaaaaaaaaagtgatggaATTCTGACAGACACTTTTATAAGTCAAGGCGTGTTTGGATTATCAgcgtttagtttttcaactaaaaaatatatgcacaaAGTCTATCATGATCACCTGATTATGCTTTAAAGCAATGGCCAAGTAATTTATTACTATGGAACTATCAGCTACAAAGCAAAGTAATGCCTTGAAAATTGTAAATGGCCCCGATGGACTTGTTGAAAATATATGTCACGGGTTCTTTCTATTATTACTCAGGGACAATGATAATGAAATACAACATATTTGTTTAATGCATGGAAACAAAATGAGGCACTGGGGCAGTTCAGAATAGTCCTACAAGCTTAACCAACTATAGCAAATTCAGTAATGTAGCTAAGGGACAAAATTGCGACCAGATCGCCTTTCTTTGAAAAAATGGAACAAATTGTTATTTAGAATTAATTCTTTTGAATAGACAGAAAGCAAATGGGGAACACTCTCATCAATGTATTGTCTAACAACAAGTATATCAGGCTATCTTCAAACATAAGAAAAATGAGCTAATTCGTACTCCAGTGAGCAAGATAACATAAAGGAATGAAACCTACATATTTGTGCAATTAAAGTCAGTGAAACAACTGCAACCACACAAGTCACAAGCCCAATTAGTTAGTTTGGTTTTAccctatcaaaatttggtaaggtagcaaaccaaacatttCAACAAAAACCTAACCTAATAAAACTTAGGCAATGCTAATATATTCATCTTGCATGAGCACTATTTGAGCACCGAATCAAACATGCCCACAAAGTTTGGCACTACCTAAACATTGGGACTCACAAAATCACCAAATCGCTAACTACTTCTGTACTTTAAGTCAAAAGAGAATTGAAAAAATTATTTCTCCATTGGTTCATCCCAATGATGCAATTTCAAACTTCCCACACAAACCAAATACCACCTGACCGGCCGACTCATCTCATCATGGTAATGCTGGAAATTTTATAACATGCCAGTAGGCCACCTAACCGGCAAAACCCCAACCACTTCATTGTGACCGTTTTTCAATTTGAATGCTACTGTTCATTTCTGCAACAACTACAGCAGCAATCTTAGGCCTAGAGTAGCTCCGATTCACACACTGTTCCCCCAATTTGTCAGCAAGTGCCATGCCACGGGTAGTCTCCTACAGCCAATTGGACGCACAAACAGCATCGAAAACACCCAATTCCACACACATGCATTCGCACGATTGCACGAACCAATTGAGTCGCCAAATAGCAGTTCGAGAGTTGAACACATGCGCACACTCCATTTATAACGATTCAAAATGTGCAAACACAAACATACAAGCAAACAAGTTCGAACGCGCGCATGAGTAAGCGCCCGATTCGCGTCATCAGAATCCATGGTTACAATTCCGCTAGTAAATCGCTCAAAATCGTATCTAGTAGAACTCCACTCCCGCACTTCGTCGCGCGAACAAAATCGGGGTACCGAATCGGCCCAACTACAAGTCACGCTAGGACTCTCAGCAAGCAAAAGCCAGCAACAAGCAAGCCATCGACTACACAGCGGGAGCGCGAGCACACCAAGCGAGGGaaggaagaggggggggggggggggaacggGAGGCGCTGGGCTGGTCTCACCTGGTgggggctcgccgccggcgcggtcgCCGACCCGGCaatgctgccgctgccgctgccggcctGCGtaatctcgccgccgccgccgacgacgacgccctgCCTCACCATCGCCccctcccgcctccgcctcctcctcctcgccgcgcttcCCTTTTGTTGCGTCTCTCCCTAATCCGCGACTCGCTTTGGCCTCATCTGCTTTGCCTCTCGCTTTCGCTGCCGCTTTTTCGCTCGCCTCGCTCCGCTTCGCCCTCTCCGCTCTGCTCTCCTCTGCTTGACGTGTTGACGCCTTGACGCCTtgacggggaggagagagagagaaaggagttGGGGTTAGTGGGGGGTTGGTGGTGGGGTTACCGCCCGGTGGAAGCTGGCGTGCGACGTGCGCGCGGTTGGTTGGGAAAATATGTAGCAGTACAAACTACATATGTTGGAAACTACCATTGGATCGAGAAATAGACGTTCGAGATTCGTTCACGTTACCGTGAGATTCATCCGAGAAATTTTActgcgagttaaattttaactcgcGGTGATGTGGATGAATCTTGGACATCTATTTCTCGATCCAATTCCAAGtttccaatatatatatatatatatatatatatatatatatatatatatatatatatatatatggggttTGCATTATATATTTTCCCCGGTTGGTTTCCctgaaacttgaaaaatatttttgctcTTGGCTTTGTCCAGTTGAGCACTTGAGCTGTTTCGGGTGAGGAGGTGAGCGTCGGCTACGGTGATTTGCGGTGACTGTAACGGTGGCGAGGGGAAATCCGGCCGTGGATGGCGTTTTACACCGTTTACACGTCAGCGTGCTCCGTCTCGGGCTTTTTGTTGTAGTGGAGCACAAATGGCGTTCTTTTTCTATAGAGCTGGCCGCTGATTGTCGCTTACCAGTTGCACCAAATGGCATCGtctgagcttttttttttcttttaagtttTTTCTTCCTTATATCTCGTTCGTTTCCGattaagataaaattttatcttgATTTTTATCAGCCTAATTTTTAAACTGTGAACGGTGTATTTAGTGTTAACACGTATGATAACAATAGTAAGACATTTGTTGCttgttgttcttgtttttttttatttgcgaTATGTCGTTTGCTTTGCTCAAATTATCTACCGTGCGTTTCAGATAAAAAGAGGAAATAAAATATGAGCTCCTTTGAAACACCAAAAGTTCCTAACAATTTTTtcagtttcttttaaaaaaaatctaaaatccTTTTCTTGTAAAGGAGGACTTGATGATTAGTGTTATACCCCACAAAACATGATTAGTATATCTTATTTTTAGGTTTATTTCCCTATGGAATGAAAGCATATAAAAGGATTAACCATGACTTGGAGAAGAGAACCCATTGCTTCCCAATAATTACCTagcctttttcttttgataGGAGGAGGGCAATCAGCACGGCATTCCAAGGTAGAAAAAAGTAAGAAAGGGCATACTAGTACAGTACTAGTACGAAGGAAAATCCATGATACTGTATTGAACAACCAGCTTAAAGGAACACGATGTACACAGCAAAGCACAAGGCGTGATGAGTGGGCCAACATGGCAACTTTACCAGGCTTAGATTTGCCCGTTAAAGTTGCAATAATGGAAGCCCATCTAAGAGGAGATGAGTTGCCAACCTATACAAACTAGCCCATGAACGAACAACTCCGAAAGCCCACAAACATAAACTCTCGATGAGTCGTCTTCTCTTGTgaagggaaaaagtacaccgaagttccctcaacttgtcatcactTGAACTGTAAAACCAGATACAGCGC from Oryza glaberrima chromosome 3, OglaRS2, whole genome shotgun sequence carries:
- the LOC127768658 gene encoding protein PNS1-like, with the translated sequence MVRQGVVVGGGGEITQAGSGSGSIAGSATAPAASPHQVAVEIDEQIYSPAFGNIVVPDSRGCCSGFTSSVTRVVFILHLLAFIALTIFLGVQASSRQNPTYKPFANFVPLASSVIVSIIAGCFWVILAVINPPKAIKTSLWAAPVLALACDVVILLVGNGAALGIGVLIVVVAIAVALYSCWASGPRLQHATAVLSTSLNAAHLPPTASCLVVFVILAAFGYMSFWTVAISCIAAAEGYFMNFKMAYVVALLVSMAWTMQVLRYFVYVAVAKLAHTRLVYGVRMPGGTVEAFCGTMMGPSFGDICMGAVAVPVIAAVRSFARAINAVTKGNDEFCQGCCLAISDKLMGRVNRWGFVHVGVRGKAFCVASRDVWSLFLLRGISKLVDSDLTGSFCFLSAVTGGALASLVAGSWALAMDKEHKELALPVAIYSFLIGYYMCRMIIAWPQACVATYHVAYAENPQNPHLGTLIPDHLRELQALATD